Part of the Triticum urartu cultivar G1812 chromosome 2, Tu2.1, whole genome shotgun sequence genome, GGGTGGATTTGAGAAGCGTGGATTCGACTTGAAACATACTAGTACTAGGATACAGGGGAGACGAGACAAAGTCTCCTCTTCTTACGATTTGTAAGTTGATCGGATACACAACAATCAACGATTGGTTTTGTCTCTAACCCTGTCCACGTATATGCATTTCAAATGGAATTTAGACAAATCGGATGATTTTCATTTAAAACCGACCACATTCATTACATCTTCGACATACATTGTTAAACAAAAGCATCCGGACCCTAATGTAGGCTAAATCTTCGATGCCGCCTGTCCTTCCAAGTCCTTATTGTTCCTTTCAGTGTTCATGTCTTGGGGTCATGAACCCCGTAAAATGAAGGTGCAGTCCCGAAGAGAAAGAGTAGGACATTGGACACGAGGCGCAGCTGTTTCCCATGCTCGACTCCTCCTCGTTAGAGCACGACCTGGACATCATCGGTGGAGGTGAGGTCGGCAATGGACGTGGACAAACCGGCCTCATCATCATACTGACACCAATGGCGCGTAGCTGCCGGCTTCCTGTCCACAACCACCTGCATCGTGAGCACCGCCGCGCGAGCACTGCGCGCGGCCTCGTAGAGCGCCCGCTGCTTCTCAATGAAGTTCGGGTTCTTCGAGGCCATGGCCGCAATGGCCTCCGCGCTCGCGAACTCGCAGCAGATTTGGCCCTCGTAAGCCGGTGATGCGCGAGGAGGACGAGGTTGTACCGCTGCTCGGCCTCCACCTTCCGAAACATCGACACTGGTTGCAGCTCCAGCTGCTCCTTCGCCATGATGGCATCAAAGTGCCCCTATGCTCGCTCCATGATCAAGTCGGCATGTAATAAGCTCTTTGCAAAAGTTAATACAAACAAATTGGGATATTGTCATAGCATCATAAAATCGTTAGTCTTTCAGATGCAATGTGGACAGTGTGAGCGTATATATTGATTGATATTTTCCCTCTCGCAAGGCGACTAGGAAAAGCCTTCCTCCCTTCGATCTTCACCGGCGAGCTTGTGGATTCGCCTCCCCTCCGATGGTTGGTGACGGGGAGGAAATTTCTGGTGCTCGGATCCGGCTAGTAGAGAGGTAGGGTTTTAGTCCTCGCAGGGGCAGCGTTTGGACGGATGGCGGCGCTTCTTCTTCGAGTCGGTCTTCCGGGCTCCGATCCTCCTCAAGTCTCGTTGGGATGGATTAGACGGAGCTCCGGCGTAGATTCCTGCCAGCTCCTCAGGGCGGCGAGGTTAGGGTTTCTCGTCCTGCGTACACAACAGATATTTGGTGTCATCTTCTTCCCATCGATTCAAGGATTCAACGACGACGACTGTGGCTCGGGGATGCTGGTCCTTAGGGGTATGTGCACGAAGACTTTCCGGCTGTCATCGACAAGTTCGGCCTGGCTCCGGTGTGGGAGCGACGACGGCGACGCGTCGGCAGCTTGTTCCGGTAACGGCAATGGTCATTCGGTGGTCCATGAACctcgatgtaatttttattatgtttgaggtGTTTTGTACTTTCACTGAGACCTGATCCTTTTCGGCCAAAAAAAAACCTGGACAGTGTGATCCAAGGTGGATCATCTTTGAAACAGTGGCCGTCGACGGAGTTTCCAGTTATTGAAAGTGTTGTATCATCACGGGTGCATATATATTCTGACGAACCAAGTTACTGCGAGCCTAGCCACCATCGCTCTTTTCAGTGGATTTATTTGTGTGAGCAAGTAGTACATTGCACGGCTGCACCTAAGGGGAACTTATATTGCACTGTCGACGCGCACAAAATGCAGGGACCCTCCCTGGAAGCAGGATTGATGGAGTTCCTTACGGTACCAATCCTGTCGTCTCACAGGATAAGGTACCATAGCTAGCCATACAGAGATCTAGCATTAACATTCCTGCCTTCAGCCCTTCAGCATACGATTGTTCCGGTTTCGGAGGTTCAGCAGAACATGAGTAACTAATGGATTCATAACAAAAGCACTGCTTGAACTTGGGATCTCATATTGGTACCGCAACCTAATATATACATACACACTAAGTTACCACATACACTGCTCATTCGGTTTCTCAGCTTCATCGGTCACTGTCGCCCCAAATTTGCGCCATGAGTTCAGACCATGCTTGGCTGACAGCCAAAGTTTGGCTAGCCAGCATATTGGCATGCCAACATTCGGCAACTCCAAAGCTTGCCAAAAATTGCCAGGTTTCGAGAGGTTGGCAAAGTAAGTTCGTTGCCAACCAATTGATAGCCAATTTTTTGCCTTGCCTGCGTATTGGCAAGCCAATTTCCGACACCAAACCAAGCAGCAGTTACTCCTTCCATAGGATGATCCAGCTACACCTCCAGATTGGCTGGGTGTGCTCTCAGGCATATGTAAGAACCAACAAACTGCAACAAGTAGGATAACAAAATTATGTATTGTCAAACATAAACTGCATCATCTTAAGAAAGAGTATATTTCATGAAACTGTGCGTTCTGTTGAAACTGACGATATAATACTGTGTATGCTTCGAGTGACACACTACACACCCTTTTTGCCGAAATGACTGTGAAACTACAGTTCATATCCACCTTAATTCTAACCATTCAAACGCCATGAAGGAGAAGGCTGCGAGGAGAGATGTGAAATCCGACAGGCTGTGGCAGTGGCTTCAGTTCCTTGGCTATGGCACATTGGCACACTGCATATAACTAGGCTCCTTCTGCTCCGATTTTCACGGCCCACTTGCCATGTGTACTAACAAGAGCTACCTGTGTTCTTTGACTCTGTGCTGGTGTAACAAATCTTAAAggaaattaccatgctatttggTCCCACCATGGGTGAAAGCTATGTCAGGAATGCTGTGATGAGCTCAGTCAATGCTGCTCTCCTATCCGGGCTGTGGAAGAAGCACTGTAAAGATCTTATATAGTTCATAAGCACGTTTGAAGATTGGTAAGGATTACTAGGCTACTCAGGATGTGGCAGCAATTATTCAAGGATACTATCATGTTTCCTAAGGATCAGTCCTCAAGCACTTGGCTATATGGAGTTACCAGAGATTGCAATTTTGCAAGGCAACTGAAGATACTGGACATGGCAGAAAGTCCGAAGTCCTGTCCCAGACGACAAGACTGAAACAAATGTGGCATGTCTATGTTGCTGTTCTCAGATTTGGGGAAACATATTATTTTGGTTTCACATTATTTAAGTACTGCTAGCAAACGATATTTGCCATGCTTAAGGTTAAGTATGTGATCAACTGAAGCTAAAAGATTTGCTACGGTTGTGAGCAAACTCTTAAGCCTTGATTAGAAAATTTTGGGGTCGGGGCATTGTCCTGAATTCCCAGGCGGCCTATTTGGCCCCAAAAAATACAATCCGAGTATCTTTGATTAACACCAACAGAACCTAAAACTTGAAAACGACAAGGCAAGCACTTGACTGACCTTTTCAGATAAATCAATGACACCATCTTGGACTTTCTTGTATACTGTTTCTGCGGTAATAACGAATGCCTACATTACATAACAACGTTAAGATAATCTCCAACAGAAAATAAAGTGCAATTGTACACCCAATGTACAAGGGATAAACCATTACCTCTTCAACATTTTGTGTGATTTTTGCAGAGGCCTCCATGAACACCAGATTGTGCCTCCTGGAGAACTTTCGCCCTTCCTCATAGCTGACCGCACGCATGTGAGACAGGTCGCATTTGTTCCCGATCAGCACAAATGTTACGCCGGCTTTCGACAGCTTTCTTGCTCTTGATAGCCATATAGCAATATGATCAAAGGTCTCCCTCCTGAAGCAAGGTCGGTGAAGCGTTAAGGACCATCGGATGCACGAAGCAAACGCCGCAGCAGATATGTTTGACAACCCATTGAGAGGTACCTTGTGATATCATAAACCAAAATGATACAAGCAGCTCTGTAGTAGCATTGGTCAACAGCAGATACGAATGATTCGTGGCCAGCCTGCAAAGCCAAGACATGATAATACGAGATGAATATGCTTCAGAAGAGCAAATTCAACAAGCATGGTACGTAGAAAGACGCCATGAAAAGGCATGAAAAAGCATAATTTAATTGTGTTTTAACCAAACAGTTTGGCAACTATAAAACCTTTACAATTTGAATAAGCAAGAAGTGAGTACATTACAGATACAAAGGGAGGGATCAAGTGTGGCATTAGGGCAGAAATCTTGTTCCTCTCACCGTATCCCAGATGTGAAGCTTGATGCGCTTGTCGTGGACGGTGAGGGTGCGCGTGCTGAACTCGACGCCGATGGTGGGCTCGTGCGCCTCCGGGAACGCCCTGGCCGTGAACTGCCGCTCCAGGCACGACTTCCCGACGCCTGCAACAGTGGATAGATCGCCGTCAGCCAGCACCCCGCGATTCGTACGTGGAACGAGCTAGCCCTGCTCGCCGGCCATGCGGAACGGCGGGTGCCGGATTAGGGACGGGGGGGAAGACGATCGACCTGGGTCGCCGATGACGGTGTACGAGAAGAGGTGATCGTACTGCATCTTCGGTCGCGGATTCGATCGCGACGAGCGACGGCGATCCTCTGTTTGGTGGGATTCGAGAGTTGATCTGATTGGTTGGGGCTCGGCTAGGTTGTGTCAAGGCATCTCCAACGGATGGATGCGGCAGGGTGGGGTGGGGTGCGGTGCGCCAAAACCGCCGTCATGTGCGGTGAGGTTGTTCGGCATCCCACAGCTGCTCCGCCCCAGATGCCAACTCCGGTCAGGAGCATCCAACCACGAGAGGTTGGGCGGCGCAAGGGAGGCCCGGCCACGGCCAGCAACGCCGACGGGCACCATCCGGCGAACCCGGGCCAGCGCTAGAGACAGGGGCCAAAACTTTTGGATCAGGGCCAGCTTCCAACAAACACCTGATGCAGTCGGCCATGGCATCAGTTGCTGCTTCCAACTAATGGAGTGGAAGGCCCTACCAGCATTCATACCCAAATAAATCCATGAAGGCATTCTCTGCCCGTCCACGGAAGAAAAACCCATGGGCAAAAAGTTGTGCCCATGTCCATGCCTGATCCATCGGGTCCTCTCAACACGTATACATAATACCTCAATAAacagaagaaaagaaaagaaaaaagcaTATCAATTCTAATATTTAGCACTTCAGGTAATAGCAAAGAAGCACAAGTGGCAAACACATAAATTCTCAGTCTCGGCTTCTCACAAAATGACATCGCACGCCATCAAATAAGCACAAGTACAGCCGCGAGACAAACATAAGTGCATCGCAATTCTCATTTATAAATAAAAGGACGACAGTAGCTTCTAGGCATCATCTTCGGTTCTTCGCCTCTTGGCAGACTAGTCTTCGGTTACCATAGATTCAGAGTCATCCTTGAAGTGAACAGATCAAAAGCACAACAATTAAAATCATGGAAATAAAAATAACAAACATTGCAGCATATAAAAATCCAGTGTAAGGAGTGTAATATGTTACCATCATTTCTTCTTCATCATCAAGAACACTCTGAAACACTGCACAGAGGGTCGAATTGCCGTCCCCTAATGCAAAGATACAAGTGATTCAGGAACAAATAGCTATTGTGAAATGTGAAGTAAACAAACGATCGAAATTCAAGAGGATCAATTACCAATCATGTCAGCACGGGACCAAGCCTTCATACACATAATAGCTTCTACCATGCTTGGCGCGAGTTGGCCACGATGTGGACTAAGCAGTCTGCCCTTCGTATTAAAGGCTGATTCTGATATCACAGCTGACGCAGGGATAGGCAATATATCACGAGCAATTCTTTGCAAAGTAGGATACTTTGCACCCCCATACTTCCACCAAGTCATGATGTCTTCGTCTGGCATTCTACGGATAATTTGCTCTTCCAAGTACAAGTCCAATTCTGTCTGCACTGGAGAAGCACCGATAGTAGGCCGTGAGGACATATATCGATCAAATATGTCCATAATGTCATCTTCTCCACCAGCTCCTGAAGCAGCACTGCTAACAGCCTCTGATGTAGCCACAAACCCATCAGCTTCTTGATATTGTTTCAGCAAATCAGTCATTAACTTCCTTATTTTGGCAACTTCCACAGCTGCATGTTCCGTTCCATAGAGAGAACCAAAAATAGCTTGCAACATATGAAGCTTGTACCTTGGATCAAGAACAGTTGCGACAGACATAAGATCAAGTACATCTTTCCAATATTTGTCAAATTTCCGCTTCATTTCCTCAGACATAGTTTGCACAAGCTCACTGTCACTAGCAGCCCATCTCCGTATTGCCAACTGAATGCAACATATTTTACGAAAGAACATATTTGCAGTAACATATTTAGTGCCTGAAAATGACTCGCTGACATCATAGTAAATTTTAAGCCTAACACAAAGTTCCTTGGCAAACTTCCAATCATCTTTGGTTGGACAACAACTAAATGATTTCTCGCGTTCCTTTAGTGTTTCAAAAATCTCAATGTATTCTAATGCAATAGTTAGCATTCTGTATGTTGAATTCCATCTGGTTTTACAATCAAGAAACAACCTTTCCTTGTATTCAATGTTCAGAGTCTGTGCCATTTTTTCAAATTTATCATGTCTCCCAGGAGTAGCTGACCAATATGCAACACTATCACAAACCCGTTCTATACTCTTCTCCATGAGATCCATGCCATCTTTCACAAACAGATTAAGCATATGTGCACCACAGCGCATATGCAGATATATACCCTCCAATAGAAGAGATTTCAGATCCAACTTATCTGGCAAATGTTCCATAGCTTCATCACTTGGTATACAATTGTCCAGAGTCACCGTCGATATCTTTCTCTCGAGATGCCACTCAACAAGGGACTCATGCAGTGCTTGACATATGACTGCAGCATTATGTGGGCAAGGCACATAAACAAACCTGAGACAAATGCAAAGTAAACACTTCAGATTGATACGGTAGTTTTACACTGATTAAGGCAACATCTCAGATTGCGATGATTAAACAAGCATTTCAGATTTATAAGGATTAGAAAAGAACGTTTTTTTACCTCAACATAAAACTCTTGAGTTGCCAAGATTCATCAAGGAAATGTGCAGTGACTACCATGTAACCTCTCTTCTGATGTTCTGCAGTCCACATGTCTGTACTGATGGCGACTCGACCTTTAAAGTCTGCAAAATACTTCACCATCTTATCCTTCTCGGCCGCATGCGTACCCAAAATATCTTTTCTAATGTCATTTCTTGATACCATCTGAAACATTGGTTGTAATGCGTAACACAGTTTCCGAAAACCCGCATGATTGACGATAGACAGAGGGTAATCATGAGCACAGATCATCATCGCAAGATGTTTCCTGGCAACCTCTTGATCAAACAGAATATCCTCCCAATCGGCTTCCCCGCCGTCAAAAGCCTTTGACAACCTTGATTCCTGTGGGGCTGCCAGTGCATGCCAATCAGCACACGACATCAGGTGGTCCTCCAGGTGTGACGTGCCACCTGCAGCTTCTGCAGGAAGAATTTCGGCACAATAGATGCACTCGGCTTTCCATTCCCCATCGACAAACAGTTTCTCGAAATCGCTCCATATGAATGATGGAGAGGTAATATCACTAGCAGTCATAGAACTTACGCTGGATGTTCAGTTTAGTGTTTAAACTTTAAAAATACGGATTTATGGTCATTCAACTTGTTGTATGGTGCAAATACGGTGCTTTCTAATGTGTCCGGCGTAAAAAATAAAGAGTACATTTTTTCGGACAACTCCCTGGATTTTTTTAATAACGCAAAAAAGCCTAGGTGAGTATAAAAGATAAATACAAGCCGGGAGGATTCGAACCAACGGCCAACAAAAGACGCGCACACGCTGTAACCACCAGAAACAATGTCATCTATGGAAGGGATAACTAAATCTTGTATTCCTTCTCTTGTAACACGTGGGTCTGTCAACTCTAATGAAATATGATCAGTGCAGCCCATTATGCACCTTCGACTTTTTTTTTGAATGTTGTATGTAAATTATGATCTCAGTAGTAAATAATGTTTAAAATTCACGTGTTATAAATATTGTAAATAGAAATGAAATAAATTTCTTTCAGAACTGTTAATAtattatttaaaaaatatttattAATTACAAAAATGTTTGTATAATTTAGAATAATACAAATACTTGTAAAATTGCAATTCAAAAATACTATTCGAATTGTATGAACAATTCAATAATTGTATGCACATTTGTATAGTTTCATGTTCGTATAGATATTCATAATTAAAAATTTAAACTTTTGATATGAATATACAGTCATGCCTAATATAATACACAGGTTTATATTCAAATGTTTTATTCACAAAGGATTGTTTGTATGCATAATACTCTAACACACCAATATTTGAACATAATTTTATTACTTACATATCTCTCCGCCTCCTACttttactatatatatatatatatatatatatatatatatatactgttCATTAACACATAAAAAATCCATGGAGTTATCAGAAAAAATATATTGcagccactgacatgtgggccactcCCATACTGGCATGCCATGTAGGAAGTTGTACGCCGGATACAATACAAAAGCACCGTATTTGCATCACACAGCAAGTTAGATGACTACAAATCCGTATTTTTAAAGTTTTAGCACCAAACTGAACATCCAACGCAAGTTACATGACTGCCAGTGATATTACCTCAATGATGGAAGCTTTCTTCTCTTATTGCCAACTCTGACAGACCCATCAGTGGCACCTTGTGATGCTTCTTCAGCACTAGTGTCCGGTGTGGCATCTGGAGTTGAATGTCCAGCCACATCTGAGCTCCGTGCTGCCGGTGCGGCGCTGGTTTCAGAAGATGCCATGCAAACTTGCTCTCAGATATCAACCCTACAAGAACACATGAAGTAGTAAGGTTGGTGCTAACACGAATAGGAATCAGACCTAAAAATCGGAAAACAGGAAGCGTAAATAAATGGCGTACATTGGCTTCATGGCAGAGGAATTAGATCGATACAAACATGAAGCATATACTGATATTATTACCACAAATGTACTTATTCTATCAATCGCGTCAGATCAGGCTAAAATGTCCTCGGTTAGTGTAGCACTAATATCGGATCGATGAAGGTGTGAAGGGAGGGGGAACTCACTGTGGACTCCTCCAGTCCGGTACTCGCGGCTTGCCGACCGTCGGCGGCGTCTTGCTCCGCCGCGCGCCGTCCGTGGTCCTCCTGTGCGCCTGCGCCCCCCGGCCGTGTGCGCTGCTCCACGGCCGGTGGAAAATACGTGGGCGTGGCCGGTGGGCTTCGGCCCTTGCGGCGGCGCTCGTCGGATGGGGAAGGGGGAAAGAAAGAAGAG contains:
- the LOC125534322 gene encoding zinc finger BED domain-containing protein RICESLEEPER 2-like; translation: MTASDITSPSFIWSDFEKLFVDGEWKAECIYCAEILPAEAAGGTSHLEDHLMSCADWHALAAPQESRLSKAFDGGEADWEDILFDQEVARKHLAMMICAHDYPLSIVNHAGFRKLCYALQPMFQMVSRNDIRKDILGTHAAEKDKMVKYFADFKGRVAISTDMWTAEHQKRGYMVVTAHFLDESWQLKSFMLRFVYVPCPHNAAVICQALHESLVEWHLERKISTVTLDNCIPSDEAMEHLPDKLDLKSLLLEGIYLHMRCGAHMLNLFVKDGMDLMEKSIERVCDSVAYWSATPGRHDKFEKMAQTLNIEYKERLFLDCKTRWNSTYRMLTIALEYIEIFETLKEREKSFSCCPTKDDWKFAKELCVRLKIYYDVSESFSGTKYVTANMFFRKICCIQLAIRRWAASDSELVQTMSEEMKRKFDKYWKDVLDLMSVATVLDPRYKLHMLQAIFGSLYGTEHAAVEVAKIRKLMTDLLKQYQEADGFVATSEAVSSAASGAGGEDDIMDIFDRYMSSRPTIGASPVQTELDLYLEEQIIRRMPDEDIMTWWKYGGAKYPTLQRIARDILPIPASAVISESAFNTKGRLLSPHRGQLAPSMVEAIMCMKAWSRADMIGDGNSTLCAVFQSVLDDEEEMMDDSESMVTED
- the LOC125538143 gene encoding ras-related protein Rab-2-A-like, which encodes MQYDHLFSYTVIGDPGVGKSCLERQFTARAFPEAHEPTIGVEFSTRTLTVHDKRIKLHIWDTAGHESFVSAVDQCYYRAACIILVYDITRRETFDHIAIWLSRARKLSKAGVTFVLIGNKCDLSHMRAVSYEEGRKFSRRHNLVFMEASAKITQNVEEAFVITAETVYKKVQDGVIDLSEKFVGSYICLRAHPANLEV